A window of the Desulfopila inferna genome harbors these coding sequences:
- the lon gene encoding endopeptidase La, protein MPSNDNTTKLYPLMPLRDIVVFPHMVAPLVVGRRKSIQALEDAMQKRTEIFLVTQRDSTIDEPEEDGVYTTGTLAVVMQLLRLPDGTIKALVEGKGRGEIVSFVPNDNFFQVEVRQFEEEEEVTREVVAYERELRKYFSEFASINKKIAKEVIKSLESIEQPGKLVDVICAHLPIKTEEKQSILECRTLQERIEKILEIIHREIELAALEKTIDAKVKTRMGKTQRNYYLGEKVREIQTEMGQGEDGMDDITELEETLNKMKMPTVAREKALKELKKLRAMPPMSAETTVVRNYIEAIISLPWKKKGKSNLDINTAERILDEDHYGLSKPKERILEYLAVQTQVKKIKGPILCLVGPPGVGKTSICKSIARAMDRKFVRLSLGGVRDEAEIRGHRRTYIGAMPGKIIQSMQKVNVSNPVFCLDEVDKMSMDFRGDPSAALLEVLDPEQNVAFNDHYLDLDYDLSGVFFITTANSLHGIPVPLQDRMEIISISGYTEEEKLKIAEGYLVPKQLEANGFNKDDIKLTEGAILEIVRRYTREAGVRNLERSIASLCRKIARDRLKKKAKDKKYRIGVQSVLKHLGTPRYRYGLAEEKDSIGLTTGLAWTEVGGELLQIEATLMPGTGKLIITGKLGEVMQESARAALSYVRSRADILGLDVDFYQKLDIHIHVPEGAIPKDGPSAGITIATTLVSALLKAPVRHKLAMTGEITLRGRILPIGGLTEKLLAAKRGNITHVLIPKENERDLKDVAPTIRKSLTIDLVDHMDEVLEHAIVVKEGESLFKNVPGSSVYGEIEAASQNTPH, encoded by the coding sequence ATGCCCAGTAATGACAATACCACAAAACTGTATCCTCTGATGCCGCTCCGGGATATCGTTGTATTTCCGCATATGGTTGCGCCTCTTGTAGTGGGAAGAAGGAAATCTATCCAGGCTCTGGAAGATGCGATGCAGAAGAGAACCGAGATTTTTCTGGTTACTCAAAGAGATTCAACCATTGATGAACCTGAAGAAGACGGCGTCTATACCACGGGAACACTTGCTGTGGTGATGCAGCTTCTTCGTCTTCCCGACGGAACTATCAAAGCGCTGGTTGAAGGTAAGGGGAGAGGAGAAATAGTCTCTTTCGTACCGAATGACAACTTTTTTCAGGTTGAAGTACGTCAATTTGAAGAAGAGGAGGAAGTTACCAGGGAAGTGGTTGCCTATGAGCGGGAATTGAGGAAATATTTCAGCGAATTCGCCTCGATAAACAAGAAAATTGCCAAGGAAGTCATCAAGTCTCTGGAATCAATCGAGCAGCCGGGAAAACTGGTCGATGTAATCTGCGCCCACCTCCCTATCAAAACCGAAGAAAAACAGTCTATTCTTGAGTGCCGAACCTTACAGGAACGCATCGAGAAGATATTGGAAATCATCCATCGGGAGATTGAGCTTGCCGCACTCGAAAAAACCATAGACGCCAAGGTAAAGACCCGGATGGGTAAAACCCAGCGTAACTACTATCTTGGTGAAAAGGTACGTGAGATCCAGACCGAGATGGGGCAGGGCGAGGATGGTATGGACGATATCACCGAGCTTGAAGAAACCCTCAACAAGATGAAGATGCCGACGGTGGCCAGGGAGAAAGCCCTGAAGGAGCTGAAAAAGCTCCGGGCCATGCCGCCCATGTCCGCCGAGACCACGGTGGTCAGGAATTATATTGAGGCGATCATCAGCCTTCCCTGGAAGAAAAAAGGGAAAAGCAATCTGGATATCAACACGGCCGAGAGGATCCTGGATGAAGATCATTACGGACTCTCCAAACCGAAGGAGCGCATTCTCGAATATCTTGCCGTCCAGACCCAGGTAAAGAAGATTAAAGGACCCATCCTCTGCCTGGTCGGCCCTCCTGGTGTCGGTAAAACCTCGATCTGCAAATCAATCGCCCGTGCCATGGACCGTAAGTTCGTCCGGCTTTCGCTGGGCGGCGTACGGGATGAAGCTGAAATTCGCGGTCATCGAAGAACCTATATCGGAGCCATGCCGGGGAAAATAATCCAGTCGATGCAGAAGGTCAATGTGTCGAACCCTGTTTTCTGTCTGGATGAAGTAGATAAAATGTCCATGGATTTCCGGGGTGATCCCTCAGCTGCTCTACTGGAGGTTCTTGATCCCGAACAGAATGTCGCATTCAATGATCATTATCTTGATCTTGACTATGACCTGTCGGGCGTTTTCTTCATAACCACGGCAAATAGTCTGCATGGCATCCCGGTTCCTCTGCAAGACCGCATGGAAATTATCTCCATCAGCGGCTATACTGAAGAGGAAAAGCTGAAAATAGCCGAAGGCTATCTGGTGCCGAAACAGCTTGAGGCCAACGGCTTCAATAAAGACGATATCAAGCTGACAGAGGGAGCCATCCTCGAAATTGTCAGACGCTATACCAGAGAAGCAGGAGTAAGAAATCTTGAGCGTTCCATTGCCTCTCTGTGCCGTAAGATAGCGCGCGACCGGCTTAAAAAGAAGGCCAAGGACAAAAAATACAGAATTGGAGTACAGTCTGTCCTCAAGCACCTGGGTACGCCGAGATATCGCTATGGCCTCGCCGAGGAAAAGGACTCCATTGGATTGACCACGGGACTTGCCTGGACCGAGGTTGGCGGAGAGTTGCTGCAGATTGAAGCAACATTGATGCCGGGCACCGGCAAACTGATTATTACCGGTAAGCTGGGCGAGGTCATGCAGGAGTCGGCCAGGGCTGCTCTCAGTTATGTACGTTCCCGGGCGGATATTTTAGGCCTGGATGTGGATTTCTATCAGAAGCTTGATATTCATATACATGTACCCGAGGGGGCAATTCCCAAAGACGGTCCTTCGGCCGGCATAACCATAGCGACAACACTGGTTTCGGCGCTGTTAAAAGCTCCGGTGCGGCATAAGCTGGCAATGACGGGTGAGATTACCCTGCGCGGCAGGATCCTGCCCATTGGTGGGTTGACCGAGAAATTGCTGGCCGCCAAACGAGGCAACATCACCCATGTTCTCATCCCCAAGGAAAACGAACGTGACCTGAAGGATGTTGCCCCGACCATCCGGAAGAGCCTGACCATTGATCTTGTCGATCATATGGACGAAGTGCTTGAACATGCGATAGTTGTCAAGGAAGGGGAATCGTTATTTAAAAATGTTCCGGGCAGCAGTGTATATGGTGAGATCGAAGCGGCTTCACAGAACACACCACATTAA
- the clpX gene encoding ATP-dependent Clp protease ATP-binding subunit ClpX, which yields MSEKEKSGPECNCSFCGKNQDEVNKLIAGPDVFICDECIDLCNEIVQDENSTDDGADAVKKNLKPREINDRLNEYVIGQDYAKKVLSVAVHNHYKRIDAPKSEDQVELQKSNIILIGPTGSGKTLVAQTLARTLNVPFSMADATTLTEAGYVGDDVENILVNLLQAADYDIEKAERGIIYIDEIDKIARKSDSPSLTRDVSGEGVQQALLKIIEGTVASIPPKGGRKHPQQELVKIDTTNILFICGGAFVGLESVVRRRKGKKSIGFGSNVIGESTKKLGELLAAVQPEDLLKFGLIPELVGRLPVIATMEELLEEDLVRILKEPKNALTKQYTRLFEFDDIRLRFTEGALTAIARKALKRKSGARGLRSVMEAAMLEVMYDLPSKKNVQECVISEQVINNGEYPVVLYKKSEKEEIAGNA from the coding sequence ATGAGTGAGAAGGAAAAAAGCGGGCCTGAATGCAATTGTTCATTTTGCGGAAAAAATCAGGACGAAGTTAATAAGTTGATCGCCGGGCCTGATGTCTTCATTTGTGACGAATGCATCGATCTGTGCAATGAGATCGTCCAGGATGAAAACAGTACTGATGATGGTGCAGATGCTGTCAAAAAAAACCTGAAGCCCCGGGAAATAAACGATCGCCTCAATGAATATGTAATAGGTCAGGATTATGCCAAGAAGGTACTATCCGTCGCCGTTCATAACCACTATAAACGAATAGATGCTCCCAAGAGTGAGGATCAGGTAGAGCTGCAGAAGTCCAATATTATCCTTATAGGACCGACCGGATCCGGAAAGACCCTGGTGGCGCAGACCCTTGCCCGCACCCTGAATGTCCCCTTTTCCATGGCAGACGCTACAACCCTGACGGAAGCCGGATATGTGGGCGACGATGTCGAAAACATCCTGGTCAACCTTCTCCAGGCTGCCGATTATGATATAGAAAAAGCCGAGCGAGGTATTATTTATATCGATGAGATTGATAAAATCGCCAGAAAATCGGACAGTCCTTCTCTTACCCGTGATGTCAGCGGCGAAGGGGTACAGCAGGCACTTCTCAAGATTATTGAGGGGACCGTCGCCTCCATTCCGCCCAAAGGGGGAAGAAAACATCCTCAGCAGGAGCTGGTCAAAATCGACACCACTAATATCCTCTTTATCTGCGGTGGCGCCTTTGTCGGTCTCGAGAGTGTAGTTCGTCGCAGAAAGGGTAAAAAATCGATCGGATTTGGCAGCAATGTCATTGGCGAATCCACCAAAAAACTTGGAGAACTGCTCGCCGCCGTACAGCCGGAGGATCTTCTCAAATTCGGACTTATTCCTGAACTGGTCGGCCGCCTTCCGGTCATAGCCACCATGGAAGAGCTTCTCGAAGAAGATCTGGTGCGTATTCTCAAGGAGCCGAAAAATGCTCTGACCAAACAATACACCAGGCTTTTTGAATTTGACGATATAAGGCTGCGTTTCACGGAAGGAGCCCTGACCGCCATCGCCCGCAAGGCGCTCAAGAGAAAATCCGGGGCCAGAGGACTACGCTCGGTCATGGAAGCAGCGATGCTTGAGGTGATGTATGATCTACCTTCCAAGAAGAATGTCCAGGAATGCGTGATCAGTGAGCAGGTGATAAATAATGGTGAATATCCTGTTGTCCTCTATAAGAAGAGCGAAAAAGAGGAAATAGCAGGAAATGCTTAA
- the clpP gene encoding ATP-dependent Clp endopeptidase proteolytic subunit ClpP: protein MNLVPMVVEQTPRGERAFDIYSRLLKERIVFLGTVVDDSVANVIIAQLLFLEADDPEKDITFYINSPGGSVSAGMAIYDTMQYVKCDIATLCMGQAASMGALLLGAGCDGKRYSLPHSRIMIHQPMGGFQGQATDIDIHAREILRMREELNQILASHTKKPIEEIRKDTERDYFMSSNEAKSYGLIDKVLNKREEIAEEK from the coding sequence ATGAACCTGGTACCAATGGTAGTAGAGCAGACCCCACGTGGAGAGCGTGCTTTTGATATTTATTCCCGTCTCCTCAAGGAGCGCATTGTTTTTCTGGGAACCGTGGTTGATGATTCGGTTGCCAATGTCATCATTGCTCAGTTACTTTTTCTTGAGGCCGATGATCCCGAAAAGGATATTACGTTCTATATCAATTCTCCCGGTGGATCTGTTTCCGCAGGCATGGCAATCTATGATACAATGCAATATGTCAAATGTGATATAGCGACACTGTGCATGGGCCAGGCCGCGTCCATGGGCGCTTTGCTTCTTGGAGCGGGATGCGACGGTAAAAGATATTCTCTACCGCATTCTAGAATCATGATTCATCAGCCGATGGGTGGATTTCAGGGACAGGCAACGGATATCGACATCCACGCCCGTGAAATTCTGCGTATGCGCGAAGAGCTCAACCAGATTCTGGCCTCACATACGAAAAAACCTATCGAAGAAATTAGAAAAGATACGGAACGTGATTATTTTATGAGCTCAAACGAAGCAAAGAGTTACGGCTTAATTGATAAGGTACTCAATAAGCGAGAAGAAATAGCAGAGGAAAAATAA
- the tig gene encoding trigger factor, with protein sequence MDVKVEEIGTLTRKVTVTLPETDVRKKLKKAYDKLQRESKMKGFRRGKVPRSIIEKSYKPQVEAEVGEKLVQDTYFDVIEKENIDAVIHPEILNHVYNEDGSFTYEAQVDVRPQFEVTGYKELEVERPQTDVTDEDVDKEIENLRRQMAPLKSSEDRPAEEGDIVIIDYQGFHKGNPMKQVKNENTSVEVGAGQMGEEFEKKLVGMSKDQEASHEVEFPEKHPNPILAGKTIEFKVTIKDIKERILAELDDEFAKDVGKEFNTLEELKTAIREKLTREREESAEGQLTDRIMQAILKENEFEVPKKLVDFEVEQMIKQTEEQLEKSGMNLEAAGLNREMLAQRNEPVAAQRVRGDFILKKIAEKEEIKLKDEDMDRGFKRIGDQYNMPVAQVKEFFGNRDDLLPLMNELLNEKVLDFLRKEVKYIEPEAAPVEEEQTPEGS encoded by the coding sequence ATGGATGTAAAGGTTGAAGAGATAGGAACTCTTACTAGAAAAGTTACAGTTACTCTGCCTGAGACAGATGTTCGTAAGAAGCTTAAGAAAGCCTATGACAAGCTGCAGAGAGAATCCAAGATGAAGGGCTTCAGGAGAGGTAAGGTTCCACGTTCGATCATTGAAAAATCCTATAAACCGCAAGTTGAAGCCGAGGTAGGGGAGAAGCTTGTTCAGGATACCTATTTTGATGTGATCGAAAAGGAAAATATCGACGCGGTTATTCATCCGGAAATACTCAACCATGTTTATAACGAAGATGGATCCTTCACCTATGAGGCTCAGGTAGACGTACGACCGCAGTTCGAGGTTACAGGCTACAAGGAACTGGAAGTTGAAAGGCCTCAAACCGATGTCACCGATGAGGATGTCGACAAGGAAATCGAAAATCTGCGCCGCCAGATGGCGCCTCTGAAATCCTCCGAAGATCGTCCCGCGGAAGAAGGCGATATCGTGATCATTGACTATCAGGGGTTCCATAAAGGCAACCCGATGAAGCAGGTCAAGAACGAAAACACATCCGTCGAAGTAGGTGCCGGGCAGATGGGAGAAGAGTTTGAAAAGAAGCTTGTCGGTATGAGTAAAGACCAGGAGGCAAGCCATGAAGTGGAATTCCCTGAAAAACATCCCAATCCTATACTTGCCGGAAAAACAATTGAGTTCAAGGTTACCATAAAGGACATCAAGGAACGCATTCTAGCCGAGCTCGATGACGAATTCGCTAAGGATGTCGGTAAGGAATTCAATACCCTGGAAGAGCTCAAGACTGCCATTCGCGAGAAACTCACGCGCGAGAGAGAGGAAAGTGCCGAGGGCCAGTTGACTGACAGGATAATGCAGGCTATTTTAAAAGAGAACGAGTTTGAGGTTCCTAAAAAACTAGTTGATTTTGAAGTAGAGCAGATGATCAAGCAGACCGAAGAGCAACTCGAGAAAAGCGGTATGAACCTTGAGGCAGCCGGTCTCAACCGGGAAATGCTTGCGCAGCGTAACGAACCTGTAGCCGCTCAGCGCGTCCGCGGTGATTTCATCCTGAAGAAAATTGCCGAGAAAGAGGAAATAAAGCTGAAGGACGAAGATATGGATCGTGGCTTCAAGCGCATTGGTGATCAATATAATATGCCCGTGGCCCAGGTAAAAGAATTTTTCGGCAACCGTGACGATTTGCTTCCCCTGATGAATGAACTTCTCAACGAAAAAGTTCTCGATTTCCTGCGTAAAGAGGTGAAATACATTGAACCGGAAGCTGCTCCGGTTGAAGAAGAACAGACACCGGAGGGGAGTTGA